CGCAATCCGCAGGAGCTGGCGTTCGACGAATTCGGTAACCTCTTCACGGCGGACAACAACTCGGACGCCGGCGATCAGGCGCGCTTCGTTTACGTGGTCGAGCGGGGAGACTCGGGCTGGCGATTGGGCTACCAGAACCTCGGCGACCCCGCCCCCCGCGGGCCCTGGAACAGCGAAGCTCTTTGGCGCCCTGCCTTCAAGGGCCAGGCGGCCTACATCGTGCCGCCCATCGCGAACGTGGCAAACGGCCCCGCGGGCCTCACCTATCACCCCGGGACCGGTCATCTGCGCGCCTACCGGCAGCACTTCTTCCTCGCGGACTTCCGAGGCCAAGCCAACAACAGCGGCGTGCTTGCGTTTTCGCTGCGCCCGCGAGGGGCCGGCTTCCACCTGTCGAAGCCCGAGAGGTTTGCCTGGGGCGTGCTGGCCACGGACGTCGACTTTGGCCCCGATGGAGCGTTCTACGTCTCCGATTGGGTCTACGGATGGAGGGGCACCGGGAAGGGCCGTCTTTACCGTGTGACGGAAAACGGTGTGGTGTCAGCCGAAGCGTCTGCCGTGGGAGCCTGGCTCGCCGGCAGCGGTGCGGACCGCGCGCCGGAGGAGCTACAGAGGAAGCTCGCCGCCCCGGACATGCGAGTCCGTCGCGAGGCCCAGTTTGCGCTCGTCGATGCCCGCCGCGACGATCTTCTGCTCGAGAGCGCACAACCCGGGCAGCCCTTGTTGGCCCAGCTCCATGCCATTTGGGGCCTTGGCGAACGTCTGCGGCAAACGCCTTCGGCCCGTCCACGGCCGGAAACGACGAGCGAGGCTCTGGTGGCCGCTTTGGTCGCTCGGCTCGAGGACAAACGAGGCTCGCCCGCCGAAGAGGAGGCCCGGGCCCAGGCAGCGAAGGTGCTGGGAGATGCTCCGGGCGACGGCCCCGTACGTGCTCTGACGGCCGCACTCTCCGATCGCACCGACCGCGTGCGCTTCTTCGCGGCCCTGGCGCTGGCGCGGCTTCGTGCCCAAAGCGCGCAGGACGCCGTGGTGGCCCTGCTGGCCCGCAACGCCGATCGAGATCCCTTCGTGCGCCATGCGGGCATCCTGGCCCTTTCCGCCGGCGGAAGCCCCGAGGAACTCGCCACGCTCGCGAAGCACCGTTCACCCTCCGTTCGGCTTGCCGCCGCGGTGGCGCTGCGCCGCCAGGGCTCTCCCCTGCTGGCGGGCTTCTTGGCGGATGCCAGCCCCTTGGTGGTCAGAGAAGCGGCGCGCGCCATCAACGATGTGCCCATCGAGGCGGCAACCCCGGCGCTGGCAGCGCTCGGGGCCAGGGGCCTTCGCATCAAGGACGACGTGGTCCAAAGCCGGGTCCTGCACGCCAACTTTCGCCAGGGAACGAAGGAAGGCGCGGCGCTGTTGGCCAAGGTTGCAGCCGACCGCACGGCCCCGGAACCCTTGAGGCAGGAGGCCGTGAGTGCCTTGGGCGAATGGACGAAAGCCCCTCCTATCGACCGGGTCACGGGAGCCTACCGCCCGCTGCCGACCACATTCCGAGATCCCGAGGTGGCGTCATTCGAGCTGCGCGCCGTGTTGGGCCAGATCCTGGCGCGGCGACAGCCCCGTGTGTTCGTGACCGCCGCCCACACCGTGGCCGCTCTTCGCATCGGCGAGGCCACGCCCTTCTTGGCGCGCGCGCTCGAACAAGCGTGGGACGACGCGTCCGTTCGGCTTGCCTCGCTCGACGCCTTGGCGGCGCTGGGCGCCCCAGAGCTTGCGCGGGTCTTGCCACGCGCCTCCGCAGACAGCTCACCACGCGTGCGCTTGTGGGCGCTCAAGGCGCGGGTCAAGGCCAACCCGGCGCAGGGCTTGCCGCTGGTCGACGAGACCCTCGCCAAGGGAGCGCTCGCCGAAAAACAAGCAGCCGTGGCGATCCTGGGATGGCTGCGCGACCCGGGTGTACGCCCTCGGCTTGGCGCTTTGCTCGACGAGCTGCTGGCCAACAAGCTTGAGCCAGGCTTGACCCTGGACGTGTTGGAGGCCGCAGCGAAGCGACGAGAGGCAGAGCTCGACGCCAAGCTGGCCGCCTTCGAGGAAAGTCGCCCGGACACAGACCTTGGGCCTTTCGCGGAGGCCTCGATCGGCGGCGATCCCGAGGAGGGCCGGAAGGTGTTTCTGTACAACACGCAAGTCCAGTGCCGCCGCTGTCACAGCATCGAAGGTCACGGGTCCGAGGTGGGCCCCGAGCTCCTGGGCATTGGACGCCGCCGCTCCCGCGAGTACCTGCTCGAAGCGGTGGTATATCCCAGCAAGCACTTCGCACCAGGGTTCGAGTCGGTCCTGTTGACGATGAAGGACGGTTCGATCCATGGCGGCACGGTCAAGAGTGAGACACCGACCACGCTGGTGCTGGACTCCGCCGAAGAAGGGGTCATCACGGTGGACAAGCTGAACATCGCCGACCGCGAACCTGGCGCCTCGGGGATGCCGGATGGGTTCGGCAGCATCCTGACAAAGCGGGAGCTGCGGCACCTGGTTGCCTTTCTCGCAGCGTCGAGGTAACGCGGCCGGAGCGGCCACGACCTGCGCTTTGAACGGCCGCTTCAGGGACCTGGAGGCTGAGGCAAGTGCAGCACGCCCACGCCCACGAGAATGCCCACCACGCCCACGGTGACGAAAACCACGGCCCGCAACGTGGCCCGACTGAGAATTCGATTCAAGCGGCTCTCGCCCTGCACCGGGGGACGAACCACCGCTTGCAGCACGCCACTCACGACGAGAACGATTCCGCTGACCATAAAGAACTTCGTCACGCGTGGGACTCCGCAAGAGGGCTCGTCGCAACCGGCTCGTTGGCCAGCTCTCGATCGAGCAGGGCCGCATAGGCCACCATCAACTGTCGCGTGAGGGGGCCGGGACAAACGCTGCCCAGGTTCTGCCCATCGATGCGGCAGACCGGCAAGATGCCGCGTGCGGCGCTGGTGATGAACGCCTCGGACGCGCGGCGAAAATCGTCCGGGGAAAACGTGGTCTCGCGCCAGGGGAGGTTCTCGGCCCGCGCAAGCGCCAACACCTTTTCACGCGTGATTCCGGGCAGGATGCCCACGGACAGCGCAGGCGTCACGAGCACGTCATCGATGACGGCGAAGACGTTGCTCGTCGCGCCCTCTGCGATGAAGCCCTCGGGAGAACACAAGATCGCCTCGTGCACGCCAGGGCGGCGGGTGCGCGCCTCTCCGAGCGCCAGAACGTTCGTGAGATAGTTGCCCGACTTGACGGCCGGATCGAGCGCACCGGGATGGTTGCGCGTTACCGAAACCACCTCCACACCGACCCCTTCTTCGTAAAGATGAGGCGCGGGCGGATTGAGGGGTTGAACGATGACGATGAGCTGCGCTTCGGTCGCGGCGTGGGGATCGAGGTCACCCGAGCGGCCAATCCCTCGCGTGACGACGATGCGCACGCGGGCGTCGGCGTTTTCCGCAGCCCTGACCGTGCTGCGGACTGCGGCTTCGATGGTTTCCCTGGGTGGCAAGGCCAAAGCGACGCGCGCTGCCGAGCGCTCCAGCCGATCCAGATGCTCCTGCAAGGCAAAGAGCCGCCCCCGCACCGTGCCCACGGTCTCGTACACGCTGTCGCCGAAGAGGAAGCCGCGATCGAAAACCGAGACCTTGGCAAACTCGGGTTCCACAATTTGTCCCGAGATGTAAACACGGATTGACATGACGCAAACAACGAAGCTAGTACATCGGGACACTCACGGCCATCCCTACCGAGGCGACGCTTGAACATCCTGAGGCTTCGTTGCCAGGACGCAGAGGAGTTTGAAAGCGTCCTCCGTAAAGATGAAAACGGAACCCATGTGTTCTGTCCCACCACCACGCCGCTCATCAGCGACACGCCCGTGGTCATCGAGCTGGTGTGTAAGGCCCTGCCGAACCGGGTCATGATCAAGGGCATCGTGCTGCAGTGGCGACCGGCCCTGCCCCGCCTTCGTGTCCGCGCAGGCGTGACGGTGCGCTTCGACGAAGCCGAGGGGCAGAAGGTGGCGTTCGTGACCGAGACGCTCAGGGGCATTCGGCCCCCCGCCCCTCGCCGCAAGCACACCCGCCTGCCCGTGGCGCTTCCCGCGACCTTGCGCATCGAAGGCCAACCTCTGACGAGTCAGGTGGAGCTTCGCGAGATCAGCGTGAGTGGGGCTCTCGTGGGTGGCATTGCGCCCCCACCCATCGGGACCGAGGTCGTCCTCGAGTTCGTCCCCCCCGGAGGGGAGGCGCCCATGGACCTGGCAGGGCGCGTGCTTTACCACGCCAGCGAAGACGGCACGGGCATCCGCTTCCTTTTCAGGGAGGGAGGCGGCTCGCGGCGCTTACGCGAACTGGTCAGGCGCATCAAGCAGGCCTGAACTCAGGTCCTGCAACCTCGCGGGGTTGCGCCCGCGACGCGGTGGCGAGGCTCGTGGCGGCGGGAGAGTTTTGTCGCGAGATGCTAGGATCGGAGCATGGCCGAGGAACTGCTACTCCTCTCGCCCGCCCAGATCGAGGCGGCGGCCAACGTTGGTCGGCTGGCGCGCCTGGCGGAGCGCCTCGTGGAAGAGAGGAGCTGGAGCTCGGTCGACATGCTCCTGGCTCACGCCTCCCTGGACGTCGTCCCACTCGACGAGCTTGCCGCCGCCGCGCGGGCCATCGACCGCGCGCTGGCCCGCATGCCCGAAGCGCGCAGTCGCCGGGCCTCCATCCAGAAAGAGATCTCCACCCTGCGCGCCATGGCCGGAGCGGCGCTGGCCAAGCGGCTCCGACACGATCCCCTCGCGGCCGACGAGCGCGACCTGCTGGCGCTGGCAGCCGAGCTGCTCTTGGCGGCCGGCGATCCCCGCGAGGCAGCCCGTTTATTCGAACGGTCGGGCGAGGACCTGCGCGCCGCAGACGCCTACGGCGCTACGGGAGATCTCGAGCGGATGGAGGCCTGCCACCAGCGAATCGACGAGCGACGGGGCGCGACCCGCGCGGTCTCGGAGCTCTCCCGAAAGGTGGAAGGGTTGATCGAGTCTGGAGATCGCCTCGCAGCTTTGTTGCTGCTGGAAGCAGCACCGCAGCCTCTTCTCGAAGCGTCGGGGATGAACACCACGCGAACCGATTTGGCTGTCAGACTCCGGCGCGGTCGCGGCATCACCCTCAAGGTCCAACATCCCGAGCCCAGGACGCTCCGCTTTGCGGGGGCGCCCGCCGTACTGGGGCGGGATCCCGCTTGCGAGCTGCCCTTGCGCGATCCGGGCGTCTCCCGGCGTCACGCCGTCATCATTGCCGATGGTGGTCGCATGGTGGTGGAAGATGCAGGCTCCAAAGCGGGGACGACGATGGCAGGGGCCCGCTTGATGGGAAGGGTGCCGCTTGGGCACGACATGGAGATCAGCCTCGGCCGCCTGTGTCGTCTCACGGTCACCTGCAACCGCCCGGGTCTCGTGAGACTCGAGGGCCAGACGGGGCTGGATCGGGCCTTCAAGGCCATCGTGGCAGAGGGATCCGTGGACCTGGCAGAGGTGTTCGATGGAGGGGCTGGGGTGAGCCTCAACCTGGACGGAGGGGTCGCACGCCTCGAGCGCCTGGCGAGTCAGTTGGTTCGGGTGAGCGGGCGCTTCATCGGACGAAGCTGCGATCTCCTGCTCGGCGACACCATCGAGATCCTGGGTGAAAACGAGGCGATGACCCTGGAAGTCGTGGCATGAGCGGCGGGTCCCGAGACCGACTGCCCCTGCTACGGACAAAGCTGGCGGCAGCCCCCCACGATGAGCGTTCGCGTCTGGAACTGGCGCAGGCGTTGTCGACCGCCGGCGAGGCAGACGCTGCCAAGGCCACGGCCGCGCCCCTCCTCGATTCTTACGACGACGAAGTCTGGGAGCAGTCGATGAGCCTGCTTGGCCACTTACACGAGCGGGCGGGCGAGCACAACGAGGCCTTGAAACTCTGGGAGAGGCTGTTGGCCCTCGACGTGGATCACCCCGCCGCACGTGCTCACCTGCAGAGGCTGAACCGAGCCCTCGTGCCGGCCACGCCTTTACCTCGCATGCCGCTTCGACCCGAGGCCACCTTGCTCTCACCGGAAGGGGTCATTGCGGCGCGGTACGAGATCTTGGCGGAGCTGGGGCGCGGCACCACGTCTACCGTGTTTTTGGCGCGAGATGCCCATTTGGATCTCCAGGTGGCGTTGAAGGTGCTGCACCCGTTCCTTGCGGCCAGCAGCCGCAGCGAGCTTCGCCAGCGCTTTTTTCGTGAAGCCCGGTTGGCGGCCGGATTGCGCCACCCGGGCGTCGTGGCGATTTATGATCTCGACGAAGAGACCCGCAGCCTCGCGATGGAGTACCTGCCCATGGGGACCCTCCGCCACAGACTGAACGACCTGGGACAGGACGGGCAGGCGATGCCGCTCGAAGAGGTGAGGGCCACGACCAAGGCCCTCTTGGCTACCCTGGCAGCCGTGCACGACGCGGGTCTTCTGCACGGCGACCTCAAGCCACGCAACATTCTCTTACGGGGTACCGGGTGCCCGGTACTCGGAGACTTCGGTGTAGCGCGCTTGCTGTCGGCAAATCCCCAAGCCTCCGGGGTGGGCCCGGCGGGCACGCCGCTTTACTTCGCGCCGGAGCAGCTTTTGGGCGCCGACTCCAGCGTGCGAACGGACTTGTTTGCGATGGGTGCCATCGTGTGGGAGATGGCGGCGGGACGCCCCATGCGCACCCGAGCCGACTTGACGAGCGGCCGCTTCGAGGCCCCGCCTTTCCCGAGTGAGGTGACGCCTACCTGGCGCATCACGGCTCCGGACCTCCTCGACCTCGTGGCCGCCTTGACCGCCGCAGAGCCTGCCGCGCGGCCGCTGAACGCTCAGGCAGCGCTCGCGATTCTGGGTTGAGGCCGCAATGGGGCTTCTCTGCCAGGTGGGCAGGGGTATTATCTGCGGCTCCATGCCAGCGCCACTATCGCAGCGGGTCATGTCCAACCTGGGTTGGGCTCTCCACTCCGTACGGACCCACGCCCGAGCAGCGGCCCTGCTGCTCGTGGCTTGTGGTGTACTGCCCCTCGAGGCGCGGGCAGAAACCAGCGGGCAAGACGGCAACCTCCTGGCGGGACTTACGCCCATCGCCCGGCAGGGTGTGACCTCTCCGGCGCGCTTGACCGACGGGCGCGCGGCTGACGAAGGCGCGTTCTGGCTCACCGACCTCACCACCCGCTTCCGCAGCAAGGACGCCTTCGCCACCTTCGACCTCGGCACCCCTTCACCCATTCGTTGCGCGTACCTTCAGGGAGACAACAACGACGTTTACGAGGTCTCTGGATCCATGAACGGCGATGATTACTTCCCGCTGTTCGTGGCCCCCGCCGTGAATGCGGTAGGCCTGCGCGACCGCACCTTGAAGCTGAGCGCCACCGCCCAATTCGTGCGCATTCGCGCGTACGGAGGGGATGGTTCCTATTCTCTCTCGGAGCTTGCGCTGTAC
The DNA window shown above is from Myxococcales bacterium and carries:
- a CDS encoding PQQ-dependent sugar dehydrogenase, producing the protein MLALRRPWSLARQRAFFVGLVTAILPASTTGAEETNRTLSPGAESTVETLTPADAAMAEAAQAARQIRFPKVKHPGGEFEAKVFAAEPLVRNPVAFAFDEQGRVFVAEGHRLPTGVLDNRGRLKWPSEAFVKKASKERMEQIGQEILNAELSARTVADRERLLRTYFEGDLERFTQDSDIVKRVVDDNGDGVADHATVFADGFNRLLDGLMAGVLVRRGQVWVTNIPSLWRLRDANDDGVADAREEVSTGYGVRYAFLGHDLHGLALGPDRRLYFSLGDRGAAVKTKEGKLLSVPDRGAIFRSELDGTRLEIFAEGLRNPQELAFDEFGNLFTADNNSDAGDQARFVYVVERGDSGWRLGYQNLGDPAPRGPWNSEALWRPAFKGQAAYIVPPIANVANGPAGLTYHPGTGHLRAYRQHFFLADFRGQANNSGVLAFSLRPRGAGFHLSKPERFAWGVLATDVDFGPDGAFYVSDWVYGWRGTGKGRLYRVTENGVVSAEASAVGAWLAGSGADRAPEELQRKLAAPDMRVRREAQFALVDARRDDLLLESAQPGQPLLAQLHAIWGLGERLRQTPSARPRPETTSEALVAALVARLEDKRGSPAEEEARAQAAKVLGDAPGDGPVRALTAALSDRTDRVRFFAALALARLRAQSAQDAVVALLARNADRDPFVRHAGILALSAGGSPEELATLAKHRSPSVRLAAAVALRRQGSPLLAGFLADASPLVVREAARAINDVPIEAATPALAALGARGLRIKDDVVQSRVLHANFRQGTKEGAALLAKVAADRTAPEPLRQEAVSALGEWTKAPPIDRVTGAYRPLPTTFRDPEVASFELRAVLGQILARRQPRVFVTAAHTVAALRIGEATPFLARALEQAWDDASVRLASLDALAALGAPELARVLPRASADSSPRVRLWALKARVKANPAQGLPLVDETLAKGALAEKQAAVAILGWLRDPGVRPRLGALLDELLANKLEPGLTLDVLEAAAKRREAELDAKLAAFEESRPDTDLGPFAEASIGGDPEEGRKVFLYNTQVQCRRCHSIEGHGSEVGPELLGIGRRRSREYLLEAVVYPSKHFAPGFESVLLTMKDGSIHGGTVKSETPTTLVLDSAEEGVITVDKLNIADREPGASGMPDGFGSILTKRELRHLVAFLAASR
- a CDS encoding aminotransferase class IV, with the translated sequence MSIRVYISGQIVEPEFAKVSVFDRGFLFGDSVYETVGTVRGRLFALQEHLDRLERSAARVALALPPRETIEAAVRSTVRAAENADARVRIVVTRGIGRSGDLDPHAATEAQLIVIVQPLNPPAPHLYEEGVGVEVVSVTRNHPGALDPAVKSGNYLTNVLALGEARTRRPGVHEAILCSPEGFIAEGATSNVFAVIDDVLVTPALSVGILPGITREKVLALARAENLPWRETTFSPDDFRRASEAFITSAARGILPVCRIDGQNLGSVCPGPLTRQLMVAYAALLDRELANEPVATSPLAESHA
- a CDS encoding PilZ domain-containing protein, whose protein sequence is MFCPTTTPLISDTPVVIELVCKALPNRVMIKGIVLQWRPALPRLRVRAGVTVRFDEAEGQKVAFVTETLRGIRPPAPRRKHTRLPVALPATLRIEGQPLTSQVELREISVSGALVGGIAPPPIGTEVVLEFVPPGGEAPMDLAGRVLYHASEDGTGIRFLFREGGGSRRLRELVRRIKQA
- a CDS encoding FHA domain-containing protein; amino-acid sequence: MAEELLLLSPAQIEAAANVGRLARLAERLVEERSWSSVDMLLAHASLDVVPLDELAAAARAIDRALARMPEARSRRASIQKEISTLRAMAGAALAKRLRHDPLAADERDLLALAAELLLAAGDPREAARLFERSGEDLRAADAYGATGDLERMEACHQRIDERRGATRAVSELSRKVEGLIESGDRLAALLLLEAAPQPLLEASGMNTTRTDLAVRLRRGRGITLKVQHPEPRTLRFAGAPAVLGRDPACELPLRDPGVSRRHAVIIADGGRMVVEDAGSKAGTTMAGARLMGRVPLGHDMEISLGRLCRLTVTCNRPGLVRLEGQTGLDRAFKAIVAEGSVDLAEVFDGGAGVSLNLDGGVARLERLASQLVRVSGRFIGRSCDLLLGDTIEILGENEAMTLEVVA
- a CDS encoding serine/threonine protein kinase; the encoded protein is MSGGSRDRLPLLRTKLAAAPHDERSRLELAQALSTAGEADAAKATAAPLLDSYDDEVWEQSMSLLGHLHERAGEHNEALKLWERLLALDVDHPAARAHLQRLNRALVPATPLPRMPLRPEATLLSPEGVIAARYEILAELGRGTTSTVFLARDAHLDLQVALKVLHPFLAASSRSELRQRFFREARLAAGLRHPGVVAIYDLDEETRSLAMEYLPMGTLRHRLNDLGQDGQAMPLEEVRATTKALLATLAAVHDAGLLHGDLKPRNILLRGTGCPVLGDFGVARLLSANPQASGVGPAGTPLYFAPEQLLGADSSVRTDLFAMGAIVWEMAAGRPMRTRADLTSGRFEAPPFPSEVTPTWRITAPDLLDLVAALTAAEPAARPLNAQAALAILG